The sequence TGTAACCGAAAAGAAATTAATCCACTCAACACCAATAACCCGCACCATTTAGCGCCCACATAAGGGCTAAATAAGATATTGGCAGCGCCCTCTATTCTCTATTGATATCTCATAAAAACCAAATATTATATTTTAAGGTATAAAAATAGAATGACTCGGCAGAAATAAAGAAGAACCATCTATTAACTGTAACTTAATTAAAAATGAAATTACATAAAATATAATACAATAGAAAAATAATAAGAAAAAGAAACGATAAATAATAAACTTTAGGCTAACGATGCTCATCACAGACTTGTTAACAATAATTAATCCGTGCAAGAATATGCTGAGTAAACATTAGAACTGTTGAGATTTAGAATAAATCAGGCGCACAACATCTTAATGCTCTTACTACTATCATTAGATCGCAACAGAAACAGTAAAAACACTAAAATAATAAGCGTAACCCTTATAAAGGATAGGTGGCCGCCAATATGGAGACAAATGAGATTGTGTTTAAATTAGAAGGGACAGTGCTATTCTCCCCTGCACAACGCTGCTTAAATGGGCCCAATGGGGCGATTGCGATATTAACTGAGAATAATATTAGGTTTTTAAAACTATTACTCAGCGGCGTGACTGAAAAAGAGCAGATCATTAATCAGGTGTGGAAAGAACAACGGGGCGCGGTCAGCGAAAGCAGCTACTACGGGCAACTCTATATGTTGCGCAAAGCATTTGTTCAAGTCGGGCTGAAAGAGTCGCTGATCCATACTATTCCACGCAAAGGTGTGCGCTATATCGGTGCCGTCAACCAAATCACAACCTGTGATGAGGCGACTGAACAGCCACAACAGAGTGAAACCAACATCCTAGCCACAGCAGCCCCCGCACCACTTGCCCTCTCCCCCTCGATGGCAAGTGTGGTTGCGCAAGTTGCGCTGCCGCCTACTAAACCGGGGTTTTTACAAAGCTACCGCTGGAAAAAATTAATCTCTCTGCTGGCATTTTTCTCTTTCTGCTGGCTCTCATTCCTCTCAGTCTTAGTCATAATTATATTATTTCATGGCGATACTCCTCATCCTTAACACCATTAATCAGATAAGGATAATTTAACAAGATTAAATGATGATAATGAAATGGCACTGGTGAAAAAAAAACAGTTAAATAGCTACCACTACGAACGAGGCGAATATAAACACATCGATTCGGCGAGTAGTAAAACACCCAACTAATCTAGTTAAGTATCTACTTAGAATAAAATAATGGGGAATACCCCCCACCACTTAAAAACTTAAAAGGAAAACGAATATGATG comes from Yersinia bercovieri ATCC 43970 and encodes:
- a CDS encoding winged helix-turn-helix domain-containing protein → METNEIVFKLEGTVLFSPAQRCLNGPNGAIAILTENNIRFLKLLLSGVTEKEQIINQVWKEQRGAVSESSYYGQLYMLRKAFVQVGLKESLIHTIPRKGVRYIGAVNQITTCDEATEQPQQSETNILATAAPAPLALSPSMASVVAQVALPPTKPGFLQSYRWKKLISLLAFFSFCWLSFLSVLVIIILFHGDTPHP